The sequence AGTCTCAAAATAGTGTGTTTTCATGCAGGTTAGTTTTGAAGAGTCTGTATAATTCATAGATGTTAAACCTCTTTCTTCTTTATTATGCATATCATTCTTTCTATGGAAATCACTTCTTGCAACAAGAGTAAAGTAGTGTGCTTTCTTaaactgatctttttttttttgtaggacATTTCACCTTTAACAGGTGTACCAGAGGAGCATATTAAAACTAGAAAAGTTCACATTTTTGTTCCAGCCCGTAATGCCATGCAAGCTGGTGTTAACAACACAAAAAAATGGAAGATAGAATTTGACACAAGGGAGCGTTGGGAAAACCCACTGATGGGTTGGGCGTCTTCGTAAGTATAAAACAGCTGGTCATGCTCATCGTGGGCAGATTGTGAGTCCTACTGAACTTTATTCTCTGATCTTTTAAATCTAGGAATCCCCTTCACTTCAGTCTCTCTCCTGTCTGTCTTCTTTGCCTCTGTAGATGCCACTGGCCGATACTGAAGTGGGGCTTGGTAGACAAATATCACAGTTCTTCTGGCTGCCATTGATGTGGTTGTTTAAATGGGACCTTGGGAGATGTTAAGATTCTAACTCCCAAGGCCCATGCTCAGGTCAACTCTTTTTTTAGCTCGTGTTAGTTTAAATTAATCAAGCCAGTTGGAGCCTTTCCAGTACTTCATGCTTATGTATAGAGGCAAGCCACAAGCTCTCAGCCTTAGTCCCCCATATGTAAAATGGACATAATAACATTGGCTCTATGTAATGGTTGAAAGGATTGCTAAAATGATGTACGTGAAGTTATTTAAACACttactgttatgtgccttcaagtcaattatggcttaagacaaccctatgaatcagtgacctccaatagcaattTAAACATTACAAAGCATTATACTTGCAATACTCATTGGGAGACTAGAATTCAGGTCcacactgagccatgaagctcacttggatgggccagtcacagtatcttggtctaacttacctcacaggatcgttgtgaggataaaatgtgaagGGGGAGAACAGCGTATGCCActttggaggaatggtgggatagaaatgcagtAATAAACAAATATTAAGTATTATTACAATGTCAAATTCATTCTGAAACTAGATTTTTGTGGGATCTCTGCATATTTGAGAAGGGATCTCAGTAATTGAGTAAACTTGGATTTCACTAACCGTTACAATAAGTGTGTTTCAGTGAGCATGAAATAAAGTTAAGCTAGTAGAACCAATGTTCATTCTGCTGTTCTAAATATGTTGAGTAGGATATTTAGATTGCTGTCACCCAAGGCAGGCTACGAGAGGCTGGAAAATACCTTCGGTTTCCTTCTCCACATAATTTAATACTGACTGACCTCAAAAAAAAGAGTTGATGTATGTTTGTAATATGATAGTTTGTGGCCGCATCTCCATAGTGTTATGGCTTGTTAAATTCTGTGTTAAAAGGCACAATAAAAGAAACAAATCTTGTTCACAGTTAGTCTTCACATATAATCTGTCTCCTTGCTTTCTAAAGTTAGAAAGTTAGTTAAGTATCTCTCTAAAGGAGATGCTGATGATTCTGTAAGCATCTACTTATTGCATACCAAACTGGCATTTTAGCAATGAGGCAACTGTGTCCAGTATCCTCAGCAAAAGAGTCTTGTTTTCCTTTGCAACCTTGGGATGAATTTTTATGTAAATTCAAGAGGCCATGTAATGGAGGTATGTATTCTCATAAATTCTGAGAATTCATAATGTTTCTGTTGGTATCACTGAAAGTTCTATTTTAattattgtggtggtggtggtggtggtattcatGAAAGATACATTCTGAAAAAGTATGTACTGAACACGTTTAGCATTTTGGGCTGGGCTGTGGGCTGGATGTTTGGCTAACTCAGAAAGTGAAAGGCTAAGAATTCTTGCCACTTTTGTGGTTCAGCCTTCTCCTCTTTAGAAATATGAAATCAGAATGCAAGTAGAAAAAGTAGATTGTCTTCCATTGTTTTCTCCTTTTAATTTACTGAATGCACAGAATGAATCCCCACCCCCAGCTATTTGGGGCGCTTGTAGAACAAGAAGCTGGATGCAGAAAACCTGAATCATGCCTCAAGTAGAAATACTTGGGCAGCGATTAAATGTTTTGGTTATAAAGAATTCTTTTAGAATATAATTAAGGCTGCTTGACACTGCATTTTGTATTTTCAAACGTTTGGGGGACCTACTCAACCCCTTGGCATTTGTGCTGCGAGTCCCACAACGTTCCATCCCATCTGGCCCCCCCAATGttgtatgaagctgctgggtgaggtcatctagGGATTTGAATTTATCTATGTTGATTTTGTCCCACCCTTCATCAAATAAATGATCACAGAGCAggttacattaaaaaaatgaaaacattagCACAGTAACAtggaaacaattaaaataatacaaaacaagTGAATAATCCACCTGTTCCTTCTCAACACAAGTATCAGTTGGCCAACAGTCATATTCCTATCCCATTAAAAGTCTGACAGAAGAGGTGAGGCTGTAGCTCCCACTGGAAACTAACCAAGGTTGGTACCCAGCATTTTATCCAGGGGAAGAGTATTTCATtgctggggagccaccactgggtGCCACTCATGAGTCATTGAGGTAGAAGCCTCACTTGGGGATAGAATAAGAAGAAGGACCTGCCCTGTGGATCTCGGTATGTTGAGGAtgctcagctctgtttctccttgtcACCTGAGTTGGGTGAGACTATGGAactgctgaaccagtgcctgagcTCAGtaatgagctggatgagggccagtaaagtgaagctgaatcctgacaagagaGAGATGCTGTGAGATAGTTCTTATGTCCTGGGAGATGGCGTTCAGTCTATTCTGAATGCAGTTGTATTGGCCCTGAGAAAGCAGGTTAGATCCAgcactgtcactagaggcccaaatgGCCTCTGTAGTATAGAGTGTGTTACACcagtgtggccatttctggactgagagagtttggccacagtgatccatgctctggGAACCTCCCAGTTGGATTACTCTAGTGTGTTATACTCGAAGGCAGCTTGGAAGTTTCACTTAGTATAGAATTCTGCCACCTTAATTTTGAGTGGTGGAGCCCAGTTCACCCATATCACTCCCTTCCAGGCCACATTCAGGGTGCTAGTTCTTAGTCGTTGAAGCTCTAATGGCTTGGGACCTAAATACCTTAAGGAGCTCCTGATCCCATATCAACATGCCTGTTCTTTAAGATTCTCTACCAGGGCTCTTCTCCATGTAGCAGTACAAAGACCATCCAtaaaggagagggcattctcagcgGTGGCACCCCAGTTATGGAATGGCCTCTCATGAATACTGCTATCATTTAGGTGCCTGAGAAAACCATTCTTATCTTCCAAGGCATCTTAAAGCATGTAATTATGAAAGTTTTAGTGCGTGTGAAATAAACCTTGTTTTTGTATGCGTGATGCTGTTTACCATGTTAAAATCTAATATGATGgggggtggtataaaaatgttttaagtaaaGAAATAACTGAACTAATTTCTTACAGGGCAGATCCTCTATCCAATGTATTTCTAACCTTCTCTACAAAAGAAGATGCTATTGCCTTTGCTGAAAAAAACGGTATGTGCAGTGCTTTGCTGGCAGACTACCAGCTTctgcccagggctgtggagtcggtacgccaaaccttcgactccaactccgactcctctatttttctactgtccgactccgactccacccaaaattgcttccaactccacagccctggaaagggctgtaaatgtctttttaaattggaagctctcataggagcatttttatcgctgcgggaatatgcactgatcttggcatcacagcatttgtcttcatctgggtcctgtgtcatacactgacacacaaaatgttttccatcttgagctatggtgaaatgctcaactacagctgacttcatgggaagcttctttgacattttgaatttatattttaaaaaatttgtcaatcaaaatttattttggagtcggagtcagtacatttctactgactccaactccacccaaaatcgcttccgactccacgactccgactctgactccagagCCCTGCTTCTGCCGCTGAATGGGGGGGGTCCATTGTCTATCAGAAGGCGCCAcgagatggggtgggtgggatggggcTGCTGTTTCAGGAATGTGAATAGCAATGCGTGGCATAGGTGGTGACATCAGTAGCCTATGCCAGGAGCTGCTCCCCACTCAGCAGGCTTGATGTGCATGGTACTGAAATAGGATAATTCAAACATCATCTCTCTTTTCATCTGAAGTGGGAGCCTGGTTTACCCCTCGATCTGGCAGATCGTAAAAACCGTTCTTAGGTTCTCTGTTGGAATCACTGCTTTTCTCTTTGACCCCCTCTATTCTTAGCTTCCTGACTACCCTTCCCTTCTGTCACCCTCAACCTTCCTTttgcagagagagaggaggcccaccttcttccccctcccacgGAGTATGCCGCAAACACTCCAGGCAGGTTTTTCCATCATGCACCCAGCCTTGAATGCTAATGCCTGATTGAGGTGCTGCCTTGATTCCTGGCTTTTGCTGTTCCAGGCTACTTCTTCCCCAGTGACCGAGGTTTGCCATGACTGACCAAGAGGCTGTGTCACATTACTGTGCAACTTTGCTGACACAGCCAGAAGCAAATGTATATCTTAAGAGTTGTTTATTTGAGTCCCCCATTCCACAGGAAGCATTCAGGATTTGTGGAAGGTAAATTGCGTAACATCTCCCCTGTATTTTGCTGCATGGCCTTGGATACCTTGGACTATCCACTGTCTTTAGAGGTGAAGGAACACAATTGATTTTACAGAGACCATGAGGCTAAATTCTTTGTTCTTGGTAGAAATTTGAATTTGGAAAAAACGATTGAAATATACATTTGCATACTGACTCGTCTGTTTTTAAAGGTTTGGCCCAAGCTCTGCGGCTTAAAGCACAGTAGCTTGTCATGGTTCAAAGATGGTGGAGGCACTAATTCACATGCACTTACCTTTACTATTTCTCAGGGGAAGAGccatcactcagtggtagagcatctgctttgcatgcagctggtcccagattcaatccccaacatgtcccctgcctgaaaccctagagagccactgccaatctgtgtagatagtactgagatagatggatcaGTAGTTcttactcaggataaggcagcttcctatgttcatatgtcAGATGGAAAGCTGGCATCCTGATATTTCAATGCATTTGCTTAACAGCAAATTTCATTCTAGTCCAGTGCAGATTGCTTCAGAGAAATACGTTTAGCACCAAAGAACCATTTTTTAAGACACTCGCCTCTGCTAGCACTTATGCTCAATAAGCATTTGTGATAAATATTATTTGGTGCTCTTAGTGAGATACTCAGATGCTGTACTCCACTTGCATCAAGCACATCCAGAATCATCTGGCTCTATTTATGCAGGAGGGAAAGTGTTGAACTAGCAATCTTCCTAGCTGAACCGAAACACATTTTGAATGTGTCAGTCTTCCTTAGCATCTTATTAGTCTGAGGGTTTTTGAGGAGGAGGACTTCTCATAAGCATTCACAGGCCCTTAAGCATTGGCATAAAAAAATTCAGTCCTTTTATCTATCcattttctgcaaatatttgaCAAGAAACTTAGTACTCACTAAAGTGAGGAACCAAGAGTGTTGGCCTGAAGCCCAGTGTAATGTGGGTGAGGTACAAGTTTTCCCATATGCCGGTGCCAGGGCACCTTTATCTCAGCCTACAAGTTTCACTAATTCTATGACTAGGTCTCCTGAGTACAGAGATTGGATCTGCTTGGCAAGAATGCCAAATTATGTGCTAGTTTATAACACTGGGAGAAATAAGGAGCCATTAAACTCACTTTCACTCTCAAACTCTAGAGTCAAAAGTTGAACTTGTCTCTAGAGGGATGAAGGCTAGTGTGTAGAACCCAAGCCAGTCTATTACCTTCCTACTTAGTGTATTTTAACTTCAGGTTAAAATTTCCTTAAAACTATTCCCAGAAATGAATTATGCTGAAGGTATTGCTAAAAGATGTCTCCTTACCCTGGAAGCTGCAACACCTTTTCTGTTCGTAGGGCATGACCCTATGTGTGTGCACAGAGCATTTCTGCTCATCCCTTCTTGGTCTCAGGGGCTCCCAAGGGCAAGTGGAAGCTTATTCATGCCTACTTGGCATGACAgtctaaggcagtggttctttaccttttttgggtcacagacccctttgagaagctggtgaaagctatggaccccaacaaacaaataaataaaatttattttattgcatcagAAACTAATATTTTTTTGTGCCTGGTTCATGGACTCCCTGAAGCTCATCCATGGATCCCCTAGACAGAaaggggtccatggaccacaggttaagaaccccttaaggcagcctttcccaaccagtgtgcctccagatattgttggaccacaattcccatctttcctgaccattggcaatgctggctgaggctgatgggagttgtagtccaacaacatctggaggcacactggttgggaaaggctgccttaagggaTAAGAGGGAGTTGGTCTGTGCCATTTTGTTAAATATTTGTGGCACCAGGGGAGAGCAGTTGCTCCTATGATGTGCATAGAGAtgtgaaattttgaagccatggaaaaaaacctgtttttttccagaaaaaatggaaattttcagaaaaattgaaaaaatgcaatattagcactttcaCAGatggaaagtcactttgttacttcaagaacatcaaatgtaactatgtataagttggtttggcataaaattatcacatttggtatattaaaagtatattttattcaaattattattacaaattgaatttattttttaaaatttttacttttttttaacaaatggaactacaagatcctgaactgtaagaaacacctgaactgtaaggaacctctttcattttggcagtttatgaggagcaggcaaaaaacaatttaaaaaaagaagaaaccatcaacattaataacaaagaaaaatatttgtctctgctagtcctccacagtgacagacataaagcatccattcccataaaaagaactgagaaaaagggggacaCCAAGATTCAAtggaacattttattcatcatgctaaaataaaacattccataatccatttttcttcatttttttcaattttttcaatttttcagaaaaaaaacaaaggcttggggggggggaatggtttttttcctgaatttttccggGTTTTTTCCAGGCCACATCTCTAGATATGCAGGGAACACTGAATGCATAGCCATTATCCAGACTCAGTTCCAAAGAGATTCTGGATATATAAAAGGACATTTGAAATGGCTGATACTGCCACTCCTTTTCAGCCTGATTTGGAGCAAATTAGACATGTGAAATTGACCTGAGAGGAAGAGATACAATAAGCTGATCAGCTTTTACAAGTCAGGGCTTTATTGTGGGTTTTCTATGATATGTGTAGTACAGCTGAGTCATCTGGCACCTGGCCTGCAGGGGTggatgctgccctgagctcctcctaggaggaaggacaggatataaatttaataaataaatggatgaaaAGCAGAGATGGTCAATTAATGGACCAATGGGACtggattgtgtgtgtgggggaggcttTATTTTGAAAGGCCCTATTAcagaacattattttttaaaataaatacatctagTGAATCCatctggactttttttttttgctttctgtaTTACTTTTCAAtgcgtattttaaaaaaaacatttttaattcaTTCTATCTTAAGGCTTATATTGGGTGAAATATTAGAACAGGATAATCAGTAAAGGCATGATCTAGTCCTCCACCTACCTGCTCCTCTGCTCAGCTTCTTATcaggcctcctcctcccccaccattTCCTGCATATGGAGTGTTGTACTTGTAGGAGGGCTTCATGCCCTTCATGGaatataggaagcttccttataccaagtcagaccactgatccatctagttcagaacagtctacactgactagcagtggctcttgggagtttcaggtaggagtccttcccagccttgcttggagatgccggggactgaacctaggaccctctgcatgcaaagcaggtgctctgccactgagtcacAGCTCTACACATATGTAGGGGACTGTTGGGATCATGTGCCaaatattttttctaaaaaatttcAAGTAGCTCAAAGTAGCTCAGTCCAGCTCATAAACTTGGTTGTGGCAGATTTGCTATATCCTTCATAGAATAATATAATTGGACGTCACATAACCACTGTAGTTGTTCGGTAGAATTTCTGACTTTTATTCTTTGAACAGAAAATCATCCTCCATGCCTTATTGCCAACTGCATCTGAAATACTTAACTCCACCTCAGGGGTCTTTCCCCATGGCAGCAGTTGTCCAGAAACCAAGGTCTAAAGCCCACTTGGGCACATAGAAGTAGATGCATAATTCTTTGGACCCTGGTTTATATGCATGAGACTAGAATGAAGGAAGCGTCACTCCCTCTTATTCTCTTCTACTCCTGGTAGCCTTTAGAACCTGATTAGACAGAGGTTGTCCTCATTACACTTTTACTGAGTGTTTGAATAGCCTGCTATCGAGATCTACCCTTCATTTAACCCTCTCTATCAGTGATTGACTCCCCTTTCTCTTCTGTGGTCAGTACTTCCACCCCTACATCATTATCCTATACAACTCCAGCTTGCTTAATATGAGGGATAGAATTGGAATAAGGCTTACTGAGAGGGACACCCGTTTAAAAGATAAGTGCCCTTTGATTGCATATTTTTTATATAATTTGAAGCAGTGGAAGAATTGGTAGTGTCCCTGCCTGCTAAGCAGCTGATGCTGGTGAGAAGGCCACTTAATAAATTCTCCTAAGCTCACCTCCTTGTTCATTTTGCTTCCTTGTGGCATTGCAGTACCCTGCTACCATGCATATTTTTCAAAACTTGGCCTGACATCAGAGAGAGAGGTGTAGATGCATAAGATTACAGGACTTCATTTGTCAACTGTTGGTGCTGGTCTATCAGCAAGAGCGGCGAAAGTTGGAACACGCAGTGCCTGAGATCTGACAAACCTGGGAACAGGTGTAGGTCACATTTA is a genomic window of Rhineura floridana isolate rRhiFlo1 chromosome 1, rRhiFlo1.hap2, whole genome shotgun sequence containing:
- the NDUFS4 gene encoding NADH dehydrogenase [ubiquinone] iron-sulfur protein 4, mitochondrial isoform X2 → MAAMLLLREFSMSAALATRHFARGGGEGAAAAAVVGGLRGRSLNTSTWWLAQDQAQDTQLITVDEKLDISPLTGVPEEHIKTRKVHIFVPARNAMQAGVNNTKKWKIEFDTRERWENPLMGWASSADPLSNVFLTFSTKEDAIAFAEKNEREEAHLLPPPTEYAANTPGWSYDVQERRIPKPKSKSYGANFSWNKRTRVSTK